A portion of the Gossypium arboreum isolate Shixiya-1 chromosome 8, ASM2569848v2, whole genome shotgun sequence genome contains these proteins:
- the LOC108463490 gene encoding uncharacterized protein At5g39865-like → MWLPWGNKKMPLRIHDTSSPFSCSSFKDIQHLCTQDSSASSKRNANVFHRGRIVNSLLRSWGPARTGKITDSVSDPSISIPGAEKRVVVYFTSLRVVRSTFEDCKTVRSILHGFRVSIDERDLSMDSRFLNELRGILGQSNLTLPRVFIGGRYMGGAEEIKQLHEIGELKKIVERLPAAEPGTCVVCSGYRFLLCNECNGSRKLYTQKSGFKTCTACNENGLIRCPSCSCAQL, encoded by the coding sequence ATGTGGCTGCCGTGGGGCAACAAGAAAATGCCATTGCGGATTCATGATACTTCATCTCCTTTCTCTTGCTCTTCTTTCAAAGATATCCAACACCTTTGCACACAGGATTCTTCCGCCTCCTCCAAAAGAAACGCCAATGTCTTCCATCGCGGGCGAATCGTCAACTCCCTCCTCCGTTCATGGGGCCCCGCCCGCACCGGGAAAATCACGGATTCGGTTTCGGATCCTTCCATTTCCATCCCGGGCGCCGAGAAGCGGGTTGTGGTCTATTTCACGAGCCTTCGGGTGGTTCGGTCGACATTCGAGGATTGCAAGACCGTGCGGTCGATCCTCCATGGATTCCGAGTCTCGATCGACGAGAGGGACCTGTCGATGGACTCCAGGTTCTTAAACGAATTGCGTGGGATCCTGGGCCAAAGCAACTTGACTTTGCCGCGGGTTTTCATTGGCGGCAGATACATGGGAGGGGCAGAGGAGATCAAACAGCTCCACGAGATCGGCGAGCTCAAGAAGATCGTCGAAAGACTGCCCGCAGCTGAACCTGGCACTTGTGTCGTCTGCAGCGGTTACAGATTCCTCTTGTGCAACGAATGTAACGGTAGCCGTAAATTGTACACTCAAAAATCTGGGTTCAAGACTTGTACGGCCTGTAATGAAAATGGCCTAATCAGGTGCCCTTCTTGCTCTTGTGCACAGctataa